Proteins encoded by one window of Acetivibrio thermocellus ATCC 27405:
- the alaS gene encoding alanine--tRNA ligase, with amino-acid sequence MEKLGLNELRERFLKFFESKGHLRLPSFSLIPQNDPSLLLINSGMAPLKPYFTGQEEPPRRRVTTCQKCIRTPDIENVGKTARHGTFFEMLGNFSFGDYFKNEAIPWAWEFFTEDLKIPVERLWVSIYEDDDEAFEIWNKKVGLPPERIVRMGKDNNFWEHGTGPCGPCSEIYFDRGEDKGCGKPDCKVGCDCDRFIEVWNLVFTQFNKEEDGSYSRLKNPNIDTGMGLERLACVMQDVNNLFEVDTIRRVLDYICKITGVEYGSSEKTDVSIRVITDHIRSTTMMISDGVIPSNEGRGYVLRRLLRRAARHGKLLGMDRPFLSDVASVVIKESKGAYPELAERAENIKKVIRIEEEKFEETIDQGLVILSKYIEETRKKGEKVISGDVVFELHGTYGFPVDLTREIAEENGLGVDEEGFREKMKEHQNLAREDYQSKQGSAWGDDIYSKLDKSVKTEFLGYTESEATARVLYIIKEDQVVDEAQKGDSVTVILDRTPFYAESGGQVGDKGLIEAEGARVKVLDCKKTNDGKYLHIGEIEEGTLRNGMEVKATIDKKRRMAIARNHTTTHLLHKALRNVLGSHVNQAGSLVEPDRLRFDFTHFSAMTPEEIKSVEDQVNEKILESIAVDIREMSIDEARKMGATALFGEKYGDVVRVVKIGDYSIELCGGTHLNVTSQAGFIKIVSESGVASGVRRIEALTGEAALKHFDEEEKLLRDIAQVLKTNPSDSVKRIESLLNEIKAAQKEIEQLRSKLVSSSLDDVLAKAVEINGVKVVTARFDQFDMEALRNTGDTIRNKLGSGVVVLGTGFGGKVSLVVMATKDVVAKGIHAGNIIKEAAKVAGGGGGGRPDMAQAGGKDVSKIDEALKQAVKVIESQLAG; translated from the coding sequence ATGGAAAAATTAGGATTAAATGAACTTAGGGAAAGGTTTTTAAAATTTTTTGAAAGCAAGGGGCATTTGAGGCTTCCAAGTTTTTCGCTGATTCCTCAAAACGACCCCAGCCTTTTGTTGATAAATTCGGGTATGGCACCTCTAAAGCCTTATTTTACCGGGCAGGAGGAACCACCCAGAAGGAGAGTTACCACTTGCCAGAAATGTATTAGAACGCCGGACATTGAGAATGTGGGAAAAACGGCAAGGCACGGTACTTTTTTTGAAATGCTGGGTAATTTCTCTTTTGGCGACTACTTTAAGAATGAAGCCATTCCGTGGGCGTGGGAATTCTTTACCGAGGACCTTAAAATACCGGTGGAGAGGTTATGGGTATCCATATATGAAGATGATGACGAAGCCTTTGAAATATGGAACAAAAAAGTAGGACTTCCCCCTGAAAGAATTGTAAGAATGGGCAAGGACAACAACTTCTGGGAGCATGGAACAGGCCCGTGCGGTCCCTGTTCGGAAATTTATTTTGACAGGGGCGAGGACAAGGGCTGCGGCAAACCCGATTGCAAGGTGGGTTGCGACTGCGACCGTTTTATTGAGGTTTGGAATCTGGTGTTTACGCAGTTTAACAAGGAAGAGGACGGCAGTTATTCCAGGCTTAAAAATCCGAACATTGACACGGGAATGGGTCTGGAAAGACTTGCGTGCGTGATGCAGGATGTAAACAATCTTTTTGAAGTGGACACCATAAGAAGGGTATTGGATTATATATGCAAAATTACCGGCGTTGAATATGGCAGCTCGGAAAAAACGGATGTATCCATAAGGGTAATAACCGACCACATCAGAAGCACCACAATGATGATATCGGACGGAGTAATACCTTCCAACGAGGGAAGGGGCTATGTGTTAAGAAGGCTTTTAAGAAGGGCTGCAAGACATGGAAAGCTTCTGGGAATGGACAGACCTTTCCTGTCGGATGTGGCTTCGGTGGTGATTAAAGAGTCTAAAGGCGCATATCCGGAGCTTGCCGAAAGAGCGGAAAATATAAAGAAGGTTATAAGGATTGAGGAAGAAAAGTTTGAAGAGACTATTGATCAGGGACTTGTAATCCTGAGCAAATATATAGAAGAAACCAGGAAAAAAGGTGAAAAGGTAATAAGCGGCGATGTGGTTTTTGAACTTCACGGCACCTACGGTTTCCCTGTGGACCTTACCAGGGAGATAGCCGAGGAAAACGGCCTTGGAGTGGATGAGGAAGGCTTCAGGGAAAAGATGAAAGAGCACCAGAACCTTGCAAGGGAAGACTATCAAAGCAAGCAGGGTTCCGCTTGGGGTGATGATATTTATTCAAAGCTTGACAAAAGCGTTAAAACGGAGTTTTTGGGATATACGGAAAGTGAAGCAACGGCCAGGGTGTTATACATAATCAAGGAAGACCAGGTTGTTGATGAAGCGCAAAAAGGAGACAGCGTGACAGTTATACTTGACAGGACTCCTTTCTATGCCGAAAGCGGAGGACAGGTCGGCGACAAAGGTTTAATTGAGGCCGAAGGCGCGCGGGTAAAGGTTTTGGACTGCAAAAAGACCAATGACGGAAAATACCTCCACATCGGTGAGATTGAAGAGGGAACCTTGAGAAACGGTATGGAGGTTAAAGCCACAATTGACAAGAAGAGAAGGATGGCGATAGCAAGAAACCATACCACAACCCATCTTCTTCATAAGGCATTAAGGAATGTATTGGGCTCTCATGTAAACCAGGCCGGTTCTTTGGTGGAGCCTGACAGGTTGAGATTTGACTTTACCCATTTTTCAGCAATGACACCGGAAGAAATAAAGAGTGTCGAGGACCAGGTAAATGAGAAAATACTGGAAAGCATTGCGGTGGACATAAGGGAAATGTCCATTGATGAAGCAAGGAAAATGGGCGCAACAGCATTGTTTGGCGAAAAATACGGAGATGTTGTAAGGGTTGTAAAGATTGGGGATTACAGCATAGAACTGTGCGGTGGAACTCACCTTAATGTGACATCCCAGGCCGGATTTATCAAGATAGTCAGCGAAAGCGGCGTTGCATCCGGAGTAAGAAGAATTGAGGCTTTGACGGGTGAGGCTGCATTAAAGCATTTTGACGAAGAGGAAAAACTTTTGCGTGATATAGCTCAGGTTCTTAAGACCAATCCTTCCGACAGTGTGAAAAGGATAGAGTCACTGTTAAATGAGATTAAGGCGGCCCAGAAGGAAATTGAACAGCTAAGGAGCAAGCTTGTCAGCAGTTCATTGGATGATGTTTTGGCAAAAGCCGTGGAGATTAACGGAGTAAAGGTTGTCACAGCCCGTTTTGACCAGTTTGACATGGAGGCATTGAGAAATACGGGAGATACCATAAGGAATAAGTTGGGCTCCGGAGTGGTGGTTCTCGGAACCGGCTTCGGAGGCAAAGTCAGTCTTGTGGTAATGGCGACAAAGGATGTTGTGGCAAAAGGAATTCATGCGGGGAATATAATTAAGGAAGCTGCCAAAGTTGCAGGAGGCGGTGGCGGCGGACGTCCCGACATGGCTCAGGCCGGAGGGAAGGATGTGTCAAAGATTGACGAGGCTTTGAAGCAGGCTGTCAAGGTGATAGAGTCGCAGCTTGCCGGTTAA